The following are encoded in a window of Sphingopyxis sp. FD7 genomic DNA:
- a CDS encoding phosphoadenosine phosphosulfate reductase domain-containing protein, with translation MSNFEPPIALDPEVTSALRQGAHVIFSLSGGKDSSAAAFAVNAHLDMIGHPRDRRHAIHADLGIIEWLSTPAMVERIAAMLAVELTVVRRKAGGLIERWEQRWASSLRRYENLETYQLVSPFSSARLRFCTGETKVQPIGSFLRASLAGETVISVVGIRREESLSRAAAPVSKRDTRFAPEGNRAGTRMLTWHPIVDWSAKQVFAYHAAHAIPLHEAYDRGADRLSCSYCVLAGLNNLMVSAQCEGNHPAYRSIVGIEINSGFSFQPGRWLGDIRPEILGSDQRRGLAAAKRLAVERRTLESRLPADLRFTKGWPPRIPAHDEAETICSVRGTLTSRLRIANRWPTARAVRERFAELHAAKAA, from the coding sequence ATGAGCAACTTCGAGCCGCCGATCGCGCTCGACCCGGAGGTGACCTCGGCGCTCCGGCAAGGAGCCCACGTTATTTTCAGCCTCTCGGGCGGGAAGGACTCCAGCGCGGCCGCGTTCGCCGTCAACGCCCACCTCGACATGATAGGTCACCCCAGAGACAGGCGCCACGCGATCCACGCCGACCTGGGCATCATCGAATGGCTCTCCACGCCGGCGATGGTCGAGCGGATCGCGGCCATGCTTGCTGTTGAGCTGACAGTGGTACGGCGCAAGGCCGGAGGGCTCATCGAACGCTGGGAACAGCGCTGGGCGAGCTCGCTGCGTCGTTACGAGAACCTCGAGACCTACCAGCTCGTCTCACCCTTCTCGTCTGCCCGCCTGCGCTTCTGCACCGGCGAGACGAAGGTACAGCCCATCGGATCCTTCCTGCGCGCCAGTCTGGCCGGAGAGACGGTCATATCGGTTGTCGGGATACGCCGGGAAGAAAGCCTCTCGCGCGCCGCGGCACCCGTCAGCAAGCGCGACACGCGATTCGCGCCGGAAGGCAACCGTGCAGGAACCCGGATGCTGACCTGGCATCCAATCGTCGATTGGTCGGCCAAGCAGGTCTTCGCCTACCATGCAGCGCACGCCATACCGCTCCATGAGGCCTACGATCGAGGCGCCGATCGCCTGAGCTGCAGCTACTGCGTCCTTGCGGGCCTCAACAACTTGATGGTTTCCGCACAGTGCGAGGGAAACCATCCGGCCTACCGATCAATCGTGGGGATCGAGATCAACTCGGGATTTTCGTTCCAACCAGGCCGGTGGCTTGGCGACATCCGACCAGAAATTCTCGGTAGCGACCAGAGGCGAGGCCTGGCAGCAGCAAAACGGCTCGCGGTCGAGCGTCGCACATTGGAGAGCCGCCTGCCCGCCGACCTGCGATTCACGAAGGGCTGGCCGCCGCGGATACCGGCGCATGACGAGGCTGAAACGATCTGCAGCGTGCGCGGAACACTCACATCCCGGCTTCGCATAGCGAACCGGTGGCCGACGGCCCGCGCAGTGCGTGAACGATTTGCGGAGCTGCACGCGGCCAAGGCTGCGTGA
- a CDS encoding helicase HerA domain-containing protein — MDIENPTERNCVPIGRHYAGPLNLDLDKLLAGRLLIQGTSGAGKSATLRRIIEEAFEYMTTVIVDPEAEFANLAAHIGATTIKATEITADGLSAAALRAREHRIPLHIDLSDLDPEQRIIKAAAFFSGLMSAPAELWANTMLVCIDEGHLLAPHLAGRAQDAETRRLGVATLTDLCSRGRKRGLATIVATQRLAKLSASVTSELLNFLVGLNVFDRDVKRAADFLGFSAKDAEKLRTLAPGEFYAMGPALENGATLAKIDPTITRHIGATPELIGSADHTAAEAEALLALDAMRALPQPDRGRLTVKGTRALDAFLLDPSATLAIATVQALARISPNATTCSELSAHTGRERTDIHDALDTLTAIGAIETTHREDTRIARLSARLRQKNAHVDLVALA, encoded by the coding sequence ATGGACATTGAGAACCCGACCGAACGGAACTGCGTCCCGATCGGCCGCCACTATGCCGGACCCCTCAACCTCGATCTCGACAAGCTGCTCGCAGGCCGTCTCCTAATCCAGGGGACGAGCGGTGCCGGCAAGAGCGCCACGCTTCGCCGCATCATCGAAGAAGCCTTCGAGTACATGACTACGGTGATCGTCGATCCCGAGGCCGAATTCGCCAACCTGGCAGCGCACATCGGCGCGACGACGATCAAGGCAACCGAAATCACCGCAGACGGGCTCAGTGCCGCAGCCCTGCGCGCGCGCGAACACAGGATCCCGCTGCATATCGACCTGTCCGATCTCGATCCCGAGCAACGGATCATCAAGGCCGCGGCCTTCTTTTCGGGGCTGATGAGCGCGCCTGCAGAGCTATGGGCGAACACGATGCTTGTCTGCATCGACGAAGGTCACCTGCTCGCGCCGCACCTAGCGGGCCGCGCTCAGGACGCCGAAACCAGGCGGCTCGGCGTAGCGACACTGACCGACCTGTGCAGCCGCGGCCGCAAGCGAGGCCTCGCCACCATCGTCGCCACCCAGCGACTGGCGAAGCTCAGCGCATCGGTAACCAGCGAGCTGCTGAACTTTCTCGTCGGGCTCAACGTCTTCGACCGCGACGTGAAGCGTGCCGCCGATTTTCTCGGCTTCTCTGCGAAAGATGCAGAAAAACTCCGGACACTCGCTCCCGGGGAATTCTACGCTATGGGCCCAGCGCTCGAAAACGGGGCTACCCTGGCCAAGATCGATCCGACGATCACGCGACACATCGGCGCCACACCCGAACTGATCGGTTCGGCCGACCACACAGCGGCGGAAGCCGAAGCCCTCCTGGCGCTCGATGCCATGCGGGCACTCCCGCAGCCCGACCGGGGGCGGCTGACTGTCAAAGGGACCCGCGCACTCGACGCGTTCCTCCTCGATCCCAGTGCGACGCTCGCAATCGCAACGGTCCAGGCGCTCGCTCGCATTTCGCCGAACGCCACCACCTGCAGCGAGCTTTCGGCACACACCGGGCGCGAGCGCACCGACATCCACGACGCGCTCGATACCCTCACCGCGATCGGAGCGATCGAGACGACGCACCGCGAGGATACGCGCATCGCACGACTGTCCGCTCGCCTCCGGCAGAAGAACGCCCATGTCGATCTCGTCGCACTCGCCTGA
- a CDS encoding DUF3768 domain-containing protein: MLEALTTTSPKTRTERIAELNDRARHGLDRTARTVFTIGLLDELSDGSRASDILAQARIMKAMRECDFSGDSPERDMAWFEVDGIRMMMKIDYFDADFEWGSEDPANAAETRRVITIMRPEDY, from the coding sequence ATGCTTGAAGCACTGACGACGACGTCACCGAAGACGAGGACGGAGCGGATCGCCGAGCTCAACGACCGCGCCCGGCACGGGCTCGATCGGACCGCACGGACGGTCTTCACGATCGGACTCCTTGACGAATTGAGCGACGGTTCGAGGGCCAGTGACATCCTCGCACAGGCGCGGATCATGAAAGCCATGCGCGAATGCGATTTCAGCGGCGACTCCCCGGAACGAGACATGGCTTGGTTCGAGGTGGACGGTATTCGCATGATGATGAAGATCGACTATTTCGACGCCGACTTCGAATGGGGATCGGAAGATCCGGCCAACGCTGCAGAAACGCGGCGGGTCATCACGATCATGAGACCGGAGGATTACTGA
- a CDS encoding DUF736 domain-containing protein — protein sequence MNIGTLKANGDGVHIGRIVTMAFAATIALREFVSTNERAPAFDVMALSADRRSWVKVGALWEYTSNETGEVFLSGRIDDPSLDKPIDVALFRQNDDSYNVAWRRPQRKRTLPGMVSENDGELPPLTATATGGEPEQAGGTTGGDGLGESTAPAPKGKAKAKETADA from the coding sequence ATGAACATCGGTACCCTCAAGGCCAACGGCGACGGCGTCCACATCGGCCGCATCGTGACGATGGCATTCGCCGCGACCATCGCCCTGCGCGAGTTCGTCTCGACCAACGAGCGGGCCCCCGCCTTCGACGTGATGGCGCTCTCGGCCGACCGCCGCAGCTGGGTGAAGGTCGGCGCCCTCTGGGAATACACGTCGAACGAGACCGGCGAGGTGTTCCTCTCGGGCCGGATCGACGATCCCAGCCTCGACAAGCCGATCGACGTCGCACTCTTCCGCCAGAACGACGACAGCTACAACGTCGCCTGGCGCCGGCCGCAGCGCAAGCGCACCCTGCCCGGCATGGTCAGCGAGAACGACGGCGAGCTGCCGCCGCTGACCGCGACCGCGACCGGCGGCGAGCCCGAGCAGGCCGGTGGCACCACCGGCGGCGACGGCCTCGGCGAGAGCACCGCGCCCGCCCCGAAGGGCAAGGCCAAGGCGAAGGAGACCGCCGACGCCTGA